The following coding sequences lie in one Elusimicrobiota bacterium genomic window:
- a CDS encoding SDR family oxidoreductase has product MTKDIAVVTGASGGIGRAIAKRIHEKSEGTLRLALHYHGNQQAAERLRSEIPDSFLVKADLTSQGGRQMLLAAALKEGTPYVLVNNAGIDSPHEPALNIQEESFDKIISTNLKAPFFLMRDFGREMARAEGGIIVNVSSILARKALVGSAIYRASKAALEAATKQFASELGPRGVRVSAVTPGFIETPMTNGLSQELKEEMRAEIALGRFGAPAAVAEAVCQLIENDYINGAVLAVDGGMSL; this is encoded by the coding sequence ATGACCAAGGACATCGCGGTCGTGACCGGCGCCTCGGGAGGCATCGGCCGGGCCATCGCCAAGAGAATCCACGAGAAGTCGGAAGGGACCCTGCGCCTGGCCCTGCATTACCACGGCAACCAGCAGGCGGCCGAGAGGCTGCGCTCGGAGATACCGGATTCCTTCCTGGTGAAGGCCGACCTGACCTCCCAGGGAGGCAGGCAAATGTTGCTTGCCGCCGCGCTTAAGGAAGGAACTCCCTACGTGCTGGTCAATAATGCCGGCATAGACAGCCCTCACGAGCCGGCGCTGAATATTCAAGAGGAGTCGTTCGATAAAATCATCTCCACCAATCTTAAGGCGCCGTTTTTTTTGATGCGCGATTTCGGCCGGGAAATGGCCCGGGCCGAGGGCGGGATCATCGTCAACGTGAGCTCCATCCTGGCCCGGAAGGCCCTGGTCGGAAGCGCCATTTACCGCGCCTCCAAGGCGGCGCTCGAGGCCGCGACCAAGCAATTCGCCTCGGAGCTCGGGCCCCGCGGGGTCCGGGTGAGTGCTGTGACCCCGGGCTTCATCGAGACCCCCATGACTAACGGGCTCTCCCAGGAGCTCAAGGAAGAGATGCGCGCCGAGATCGCGCTGGGCCGCTTCGGCGCTCCCGCGGCGGTGGCCGAGGCCGTATGCCAGCTCATAGAAAACGACTACATCAACGGCGCCGTGCTCGCAGTGGACGGGGGGATGAGCCTGTGA
- a CDS encoding beta-hydroxyacyl-ACP dehydratase, protein MNDLTPAEVLALVPQQRPMRFIDEILELDQEHILAVYTWKDEDCAGHFPGNPVVPGVKLIEMSAQVGNVAWGIYHMALKTSPEEIGLMVGFFTEIERGVFKKMVRPGDKVAAYAHFGPDGYFRGNKMASRVEIQFSGGPKDGEEIFSARTSGLWVPRDSPALK, encoded by the coding sequence GTGAACGATCTCACCCCCGCCGAGGTCCTGGCCTTGGTCCCCCAGCAGAGGCCCATGCGCTTCATAGACGAGATACTTGAGCTCGACCAGGAGCATATCCTCGCGGTTTACACCTGGAAGGACGAGGACTGCGCCGGGCATTTTCCCGGCAACCCCGTAGTCCCCGGGGTCAAGCTCATAGAGATGTCGGCGCAGGTGGGCAACGTGGCCTGGGGGATTTACCACATGGCCCTCAAGACCTCCCCCGAGGAGATCGGCCTCATGGTCGGATTCTTCACCGAGATAGAGCGCGGGGTTTTCAAGAAGATGGTGCGCCCCGGAGACAAGGTGGCGGCCTACGCCCACTTCGGCCCGGACGGCTACTTTCGCGGCAACAAGATGGCCAGCCGCGTCGAGATCCAGTTCTCGGGCGGGCCCAAGGACGGCGAGGAGATATTCTCCGCAAGAACCTCCGGGCTGTGGGTCCCGAGGGATTCCCCCGCATTGAAATGA
- a CDS encoding ACP S-malonyltransferase, protein MDKKYCVMFAGQSVQETGMCRELWELPAARDVLKRLKPSLGEDLEYITTGMPESELALTFNAQRAIHAHHLGHWFAYKAAHPGLALDGAVGHSMGVVAALVAAGCLSVEDSGVFIRARAQAFSDVCRSFTVPMGLAAISTEVLDDAVGELKAFSGVELALHNTVGRGVLGGTLANLQAFAAKAEQEGWPVKIRILKVEGPYHTSAFTSCKESLKLALDRVELRSPRVSLFMGTSGRRERDPQRIKELLVEQADSCEKHLAAVRSAYEAGCRNFLEVAHKPQPLTWIKDQLQDEKGELLPGISTLAVKTAEIGR, encoded by the coding sequence ATGGATAAAAAATACTGCGTGATGTTCGCCGGGCAATCCGTCCAGGAGACCGGCATGTGCCGGGAGTTGTGGGAGCTTCCCGCCGCGCGGGACGTTCTCAAGAGGCTTAAGCCTTCATTGGGCGAGGACCTGGAATACATCACGACCGGGATGCCGGAGTCCGAGCTCGCCCTCACCTTCAACGCCCAACGCGCCATCCACGCCCATCACCTGGGCCACTGGTTCGCCTATAAGGCCGCTCATCCGGGCCTGGCCTTGGATGGGGCCGTAGGCCACTCCATGGGAGTCGTGGCTGCCCTGGTGGCCGCCGGATGCTTGAGCGTGGAGGACTCCGGAGTGTTCATCCGCGCCCGAGCCCAAGCCTTCTCCGACGTTTGCAGGAGCTTTACGGTCCCCATGGGACTTGCCGCCATCTCCACCGAAGTCCTGGACGATGCCGTGGGTGAGCTCAAGGCCTTTTCCGGCGTCGAGTTGGCCCTCCACAACACCGTCGGCCGGGGCGTATTGGGAGGAACCCTCGCCAACCTGCAGGCCTTCGCGGCGAAAGCGGAGCAAGAGGGGTGGCCGGTGAAGATAAGAATTTTAAAGGTAGAAGGACCTTACCATACTAGCGCGTTCACTTCTTGCAAGGAATCCCTAAAACTAGCTCTCGACCGGGTCGAACTTCGTTCGCCCCGGGTCTCATTATTTATGGGCACTTCCGGACGGCGGGAGAGGGATCCTCAAAGGATAAAGGAATTGCTTGTAGAGCAGGCCGACTCCTGCGAGAAGCATCTGGCCGCGGTCCGTTCGGCCTATGAGGCGGGCTGCCGGAATTTCCTGGAGGTAGCCCACAAGCCCCAGCCGCTGACCTGGATCAAGGACCAGCTGCAAGACGAGAAGGGCGAGCTTCTCCCGGGAATCTCGACCCTCGCCGTCAAGACGGCGGAAATCGGGAGATAG
- a CDS encoding beta-ketoacyl-[acyl-carrier-protein] synthase family protein: protein MRKRVVVTGLGVVAPNGVGLANYRQALRAGKSGIKRHEELEKLNFSAQIGGIPPLEEEDVLRVISESDYHKLNEAMIYTALAAVECARSSGVDIDLRKGYQANPVDWSSGAIIGSGLGGMDTIFNEIGPTLEEAASQEPGRGTMPMGTDIVPKVMGSSISVTVGKFLGAGGQVSSNSSACNTGTEAIFEGFKHLQLGYAESMYVGGAEGTHYALWAGFDAMRDVLCSKFNHMPEKASQPMGTGACGFVPSGGAAVLRLETLESAGKRGAPILCELVSAYCNSGGQRDGGTMTFPNADGVSRCIRKTIQDGEISPKDISLINGHLTSTTADPREVNSWIRALELDPKKFPFIQATKSMIGHCLGAAGALEAAAVVDQLVHGYVHPSINSEEVHPEILKVSQSIPHELQERELRYVIKASFGFGDVNGCLLFKRWEGS from the coding sequence ATGAGAAAGCGCGTGGTCGTGACCGGGTTGGGCGTGGTGGCCCCCAACGGCGTGGGCCTGGCCAATTACCGCCAGGCCCTGCGGGCGGGCAAATCCGGCATCAAGCGGCACGAGGAGCTCGAAAAACTCAACTTCTCGGCCCAGATCGGCGGGATCCCCCCCCTCGAGGAGGAGGACGTCCTCCGGGTCATCTCCGAGAGCGACTACCACAAACTCAACGAGGCCATGATCTACACGGCCCTGGCCGCGGTGGAATGCGCCCGCAGCTCCGGGGTCGATATTGATCTGCGCAAGGGCTACCAGGCAAACCCCGTGGATTGGAGCTCAGGAGCCATCATAGGCTCGGGCCTGGGCGGAATGGACACCATTTTCAACGAGATCGGGCCCACCTTGGAGGAGGCCGCGAGCCAGGAGCCGGGACGCGGCACCATGCCCATGGGAACCGACATCGTGCCCAAGGTCATGGGTTCCTCGATCAGCGTCACGGTGGGCAAGTTCCTGGGGGCTGGCGGCCAGGTGAGCTCCAACAGCTCCGCCTGCAACACCGGAACCGAGGCGATTTTCGAAGGCTTCAAGCACCTCCAGCTCGGCTACGCAGAGTCCATGTACGTGGGCGGAGCCGAGGGAACGCATTACGCGCTCTGGGCCGGGTTTGACGCCATGCGAGACGTGCTCTGCTCCAAGTTCAACCACATGCCCGAAAAGGCCTCCCAGCCCATGGGGACCGGGGCCTGCGGCTTCGTGCCGAGCGGCGGGGCCGCGGTGCTGAGGCTCGAGACCCTGGAGTCGGCCGGGAAGCGCGGGGCCCCCATCCTCTGCGAGCTCGTCTCTGCCTATTGCAATTCCGGGGGCCAACGCGACGGCGGCACCATGACTTTCCCCAACGCCGACGGGGTGTCTCGCTGCATCCGAAAGACCATCCAAGATGGAGAGATATCTCCAAAGGATATTTCTCTTATCAACGGACATCTGACATCCACCACGGCTGACCCGAGGGAGGTCAACTCCTGGATCCGAGCCCTCGAGCTCGATCCCAAGAAGTTCCCGTTCATCCAAGCCACCAAGTCCATGATCGGGCATTGCCTGGGAGCGGCCGGAGCCCTGGAAGCCGCCGCGGTCGTGGACCAACTCGTCCACGGCTACGTGCACCCCTCAATCAACAGCGAGGAGGTCCACCCCGAGATTTTGAAGGTGTCCCAAAGCATCCCCCACGAGCTCCAGGAGCGAGAACTCCGCTACGTCATCAAGGCCTCCTTCGGCTTCGGAGATGTCAACGGCTGCCTATTATTCAAACGCTGGGAGGGTTCATAA
- a CDS encoding 7-cyano-7-deazaguanine synthase, which translates to MNSGKVCVLASGGLDSSVLIADLLRRGHEVRPLYVRSGFGWEKTEEAWLKKFLRALACPGLRPLAILEVPMRGLLAGHWSLTGREIPPAGSPCEDVYLPGRNLVLLSHAGMYCARRGIPVVALAILKGNPFLDARPAFFKSMEITLDAALGFRIKIMAPYRRRSKQDVARLVPGFPAELTFSCLRPQGLRHCGRCSKCEEREAAISRFPPS; encoded by the coding sequence ATGAACTCGGGGAAGGTCTGCGTTCTGGCCAGCGGAGGCCTCGACAGCTCGGTCCTCATCGCCGATCTTTTGCGCCGGGGCCATGAAGTGAGGCCGCTCTACGTCCGGAGCGGATTCGGCTGGGAAAAAACCGAGGAGGCCTGGCTTAAGAAGTTTCTTAGGGCGCTGGCATGTCCTGGCCTGAGGCCTCTTGCGATCCTGGAGGTTCCCATGCGCGGCCTGCTTGCAGGCCACTGGAGCCTGACCGGGCGGGAAATTCCCCCGGCGGGCAGTCCCTGCGAGGACGTGTACCTGCCTGGAAGGAATTTGGTTTTACTGAGCCATGCCGGCATGTATTGCGCGCGCCGGGGCATACCCGTCGTGGCCTTGGCCATCCTTAAGGGCAATCCCTTCCTTGACGCCCGCCCGGCGTTCTTTAAGTCCATGGAAATAACCCTCGATGCCGCGCTCGGATTTCGGATCAAGATCATGGCCCCCTACAGGCGCAGGAGCAAGCAGGACGTGGCGCGCCTGGTCCCGGGCTTTCCCGCCGAATTGACTTTTTCCTGCCTCAGGCCCCAGGGCCTGAGGCATTGCGGGCGCTGCAGCAAATGCGAGGAGCGGGAAGCGGCTATCTCCCGATTTCCGCCGTCTTGA
- a CDS encoding 1-acyl-sn-glycerol-3-phosphate acyltransferase gives MLAREETFALKVQGLASRAFAWPIYWAMVAAGRLYFRYKFSGLKEFRREIWEKLESREGPVIWAANHLTLIDSFLVFWAVCPWRKAADRRLGPWSTPEYRNYYHLGGFFKARLIRGLMYLCRCIPFLREGEDEASARWRERVFDKCAWLLNNGGSVFIYPEAGRSRSGWLDRRKPKDFLGRLALMAPNASFLCVYLRGESQLYTTAAPAKGETFRMHADLIPAVLPGETAPRQISQRLFDKLSELQNLWFAGSALPKNCGGNDIVDLNSPLAREHFDPETGDVDPDWSERHFTAKERAYLAELPRERVYPACWKFLAAKEASHKALSQSGIHTPSGGFLMLQADLFRRRVLHRPTGAQVEIAFTDEGPERVHCLAVFRGGSLGSAEEAGDVLWEVSELPQGARPQDHVREMCLRLIASSSDEIKTPDVLSFTEVDGIPKVLYKGKAQDWGLSLSHSGRFTACSFMIS, from the coding sequence TTGCTCGCCCGCGAGGAAACCTTCGCCTTAAAGGTCCAGGGCCTGGCGAGCCGGGCCTTCGCCTGGCCCATTTATTGGGCCATGGTCGCGGCGGGGCGACTTTACTTCCGCTACAAGTTCTCGGGCTTGAAGGAGTTCCGCCGCGAGATTTGGGAGAAGCTCGAGTCCCGCGAGGGCCCGGTGATCTGGGCCGCCAACCACCTGACCCTCATCGACTCATTCCTGGTGTTCTGGGCGGTCTGCCCCTGGCGCAAGGCCGCCGACAGGCGCCTGGGGCCCTGGTCCACGCCGGAATACCGCAATTATTACCACCTGGGGGGCTTCTTCAAGGCCCGGCTCATCAGAGGCCTCATGTATCTCTGCCGCTGCATCCCTTTCCTAAGGGAAGGAGAGGACGAAGCCTCGGCGCGCTGGCGCGAAAGGGTCTTCGACAAATGCGCCTGGCTTCTCAACAACGGGGGCTCTGTCTTCATCTACCCGGAGGCCGGCCGCTCGCGCTCGGGCTGGCTTGACCGGAGAAAACCCAAGGATTTTCTTGGGCGCTTGGCGTTGATGGCCCCCAATGCGTCTTTTCTCTGCGTCTATCTGCGCGGGGAGTCCCAGCTCTACACGACCGCGGCTCCAGCCAAGGGCGAGACCTTCCGCATGCATGCCGACCTCATCCCCGCGGTCCTTCCAGGAGAAACCGCGCCACGCCAGATTTCCCAGCGGCTTTTCGACAAATTGAGCGAGCTCCAAAACCTATGGTTTGCGGGTAGCGCCCTTCCCAAGAACTGCGGGGGCAACGATATCGTCGACCTCAACTCCCCCCTGGCCCGGGAGCATTTCGACCCGGAGACCGGAGATGTGGACCCCGACTGGAGCGAGCGCCACTTCACGGCCAAGGAGCGCGCTTACCTCGCCGAGCTCCCTAGGGAGCGGGTCTACCCGGCCTGCTGGAAATTCCTGGCGGCTAAAGAGGCTTCTCACAAAGCCCTCTCCCAATCAGGAATCCACACGCCCTCTGGAGGATTCCTGATGCTACAGGCCGACCTCTTCCGGCGCCGGGTCCTGCACAGGCCCACCGGAGCCCAGGTCGAGATCGCCTTCACGGATGAGGGCCCCGAGAGAGTCCATTGCCTGGCTGTTTTCCGGGGCGGCTCGCTTGGTTCCGCCGAGGAGGCGGGGGATGTTCTGTGGGAAGTAAGCGAGCTCCCGCAGGGAGCTCGCCCGCAAGACCATGTTCGGGAGATGTGCCTGCGACTTATCGCCTCCTCCTCGGATGAGATCAAAACTCCCGACGTTCTTAGTTTCACCGAAGTGGACGGAATACCGAAGGTTCTTTACAAGGGGAAAGCCCAGGACTGGGGGCTTTCCCTATCTCACTCAGGCCGCTTTACGGCCTGCTCGTTCATGATCTCATGA